TATTTATTAGCATTGTTCAAAATGCAGGTATACTGCCAACAAATCAATGGAGAACTCTGCCTTCTGCAATGCTGATGGTGACTTTTTGATTGTTCCTCAAAAAGGAAGTAAGTGTTAATCAGTCAGGTGTCATTTGTCTGTTCGTATTCAGCATCAAATATTTTGCCATGTGCTTTGAAACTCTTTCTTACTCTCTGTTCGTAATGTAGGGCTGTGGATTACTACTGAATGCGGAAGATTGCAAGTTTGTCCTGGTGAAATAGTGATTTTACCTCAAGGATATCGGTTTTCTGTTGACCTTCCAGATGGACCTTCACGTGGTTACATCGCTGAAACTTTTGGAACTCATCTTCAACTTCCTGATCTGGGGCCAATAGGTGCTTTAGAAAGTGCAAAACTTCTTGCTATTTAGACAGCTGATGTTATTTACTGATGCATTTGAATATGTATTTAGGTGCAAATGGTCTGGCTGCTCCGAGGGATTTTCTTGTTCCTGTTTCCTGGTACGAAGATGGCTCCCGTCCAGGTTACACTATTGTGCAGAAGTACGGCGGTGAACTCTTCACTGCGAAGCAGGACTTCTCTCCTTTTAATGTGGTCGCTTGGCATGGCAATTATGTTCCTTATAAGGCGGGTATTTCTCTATATTTCAATCTCTCATAATATGAGTGCCTTGTTCACATTTTATCCAATTTACTTTGCTACGTGGATACTCGATGCTGTTTGTCTCGTTAGTCCTGAAGTAATATATTTCCTGAATTTGCAGTATGATTTAAGCAAGTTCTGCCCTTACAATACTGTATTGATGGACCACAGTGATCCTTCAATAAACACAGGTTGGTTAAGTTTAAATATTAGCAATGTCCTGTCATTGATCTATGGTGAATTTTGTTCTTAAATTGTCGGTGTTGCTAGTTACATATGCTCTAGTTTCTTAAATCGAATGCAGTTTTGACAGCACCCACAGATAAACCTGGTGTGGCGCTACTTGACTTTGTCATTTTTCCTCCCCGGTGGTTGGTTGCTGATCACACCTTCCGTCCTCCATATTATCATCGCAATTGTATGAGCGAATTTATGGGTCTAATCTATGGGGGATATGAGGTTGTTTATCTCGCTCTTGCATGAAGTCAATGCTCAATTCTGGGGTTATTTCATACATTTTTAATGCGGTTAAGCTTGTTTCAGGCAAAAGCTGATGGTTTTCACCCTGGCGGGGCAAGCCTTCATAGCTGCATGACTCCTCATGGTCCTGATACCAAAACATATGAGGTATGTGCCCCTTTGATCTTTCCACGTCCGAGTCTTCACAAATTTCACGATTTTTTTAGTGCTAAACTATTTAATTATTGATGTGGTATCTTAAATTTGTATTGTTACTACACATTTGAGGgtaaaattctaaaataagcttaaatatatacacacattTTAGTTAGAAGTTTAATGTGCCTAGCCAAAACATTACAAGACCAATAAGAATGTGCTAATAACTAAGGACCAAAATTGCTATCATCTCATTTATAAAATTTCTTTCTTGCAAAACATAATTCATCCAGTTCAATTGCGCACTTGTGATCTGTGAATCATAACCATCTGTTGTCGTTACATCCACATCATGCTTGTATGTGGTTCTTTTATGTTCACTGAATGATCCTGCTGCCATAAAACATTGACAGGCAACCATTGCACTTGGAAATGAAGCTGGTCCACATAGAATAGCTGATACCATGGCTTTTATGTTCGAGTCTTGCCTAATACCCCGAGTCTGTCCATGGGCACTCGAGTCTCCATTTATGGATCACGATTATTACCAATGCTGGATCGGCTTGAAGTCTCACTTCTCAGGACTATCTATGAACGAAGACAACAGCGATTTGCAGAAAGGATAACCTATAGAGAGGTGAAATGATCATTGTTCAGCTAGCTTCTGTAGTTCCTCCTAAAGTGACGTATAGCTTGTACATAAGGAGTCTCAGGCATGTAAAACGTTAAATAAACCCTATGTTGTATCGGATCGAAATATTATACAGTGCTAAGATGAAACCAATGTTCTATGAAATTGCAACGTAAGTAGAAATGTGTTACCATGATGATGATGTAGATTATGGTGTGTTTGTATATATAAAGATGGAAGTATCATGGAATACTTGTAGCAATTACAAGAGCActgaattatgatttatgtgGCAATAGCTTACTCTAACTACTATTTTGTCAATGTATTATAGCCTCCTAAATTTGAAgtgaatatttttgatgaggGGAACATTGTATTGATTAACACTAATGGTTGATCTTATTCTATATTCTGTTAGTGGAGTTGCTAATCTAATCATATTACTCAATCTTAGAGTAAGTTTTGTTGAAAGCAATGGGATCATGTTTCCCATTAGAGATTCAGAGTAAGCTTAAGTCTCTTTCCTTATCATATGAATCTAAATATGAAGATGcgtattaaaatttaaaatatttaaatattaatatatttttaaaattaatggtgaatttagaatttttatcAAACGGGttcaacatataaaaaaataaatgacgCAAAAGACTGAAAGAGAGAATATCAATAAGAAGACAATTAAATAGAAAATGATGCAAACAAGAACGAACATTTTTGCAGATGTGGTTTTGATGTATTAGCGAATATGAAAAGCATATTATCTCGATTTGATTTCACAGATGGATCATCAAACTCTACTTGTTACTGGACAAACATACACATTGTTATAACTAATTTTACGAAAAATGATGGAGATAAGAGTTTAATATCAAATAAGGAATGGAACCTTTAAAGTCCTCTCTTTTCAGTTCATCTGCCTGATAAGCAAGGAAATATGCAGTAATATAATCTTTAAACAAATAAACCACATGAATTAGAGAAAAGGAAAGTTAATGAATGAAGGGAAAAGGCTTAAATATGCtatcaaactttgagaaaaagGCTTAATTATGCCATcagttaaaagtttggctcatcaaTGCCATTGCCATTTgagaaaatattcatttatgccattattttttaactctgTTTTTCCAAAACCAcccaaacaacttttaacactttttaaTTGGAGTTTTGAATTAAATGTATTCTTTTTGCTCCTTATTCTTCAAGAACACATGAAAAATACCAAGAactccaaattttcaactttttcaatttttcaaagtTGTTTGGGTAGTTTTGCAAAAccgaagttaaaaaataatggcatagatgaaCCTTTTCTCAAACGACAATGGCATatatgagccaaacttttaactgATAGTATAAATGagcattttctcaaagttcgatatTTGAGCCTTTT
This sequence is a window from Solanum dulcamara chromosome 10, daSolDulc1.2, whole genome shotgun sequence. Protein-coding genes within it:
- the LOC129870964 gene encoding homogentisate 1,2-dioxygenase, coding for MECKDCSSKFPSDFDLEYQTGFGNHFSSEAIVGALPQGQNSPLICPFGLYAEQVSGTSFTSPRKLNQRSWLYRIKPSVTHEPFRPRIPRHEKLVSEFNQSNSSATPTQLRWKPVEIPETPTDFIDGLYTICGAGSSYLRHGFAIHMYTANKSMENSAFCNADGDFLIVPQKGRLWITTECGRLQVCPGEIVILPQGYRFSVDLPDGPSRGYIAETFGTHLQLPDLGPIGANGLAAPRDFLVPVSWYEDGSRPGYTIVQKYGGELFTAKQDFSPFNVVAWHGNYVPYKYDLSKFCPYNTVLMDHSDPSINTVLTAPTDKPGVALLDFVIFPPRWLVADHTFRPPYYHRNCMSEFMGLIYGGYEAKADGFHPGGASLHSCMTPHGPDTKTYEATIALGNEAGPHRIADTMAFMFESCLIPRVCPWALESPFMDHDYYQCWIGLKSHFSGLSMNEDNSDLQKG